From Echinicola soli, a single genomic window includes:
- a CDS encoding nucleotide exchange factor GrpE, translating to MLEQDSYSKGDMNKEKLAAEEQVDAQNQEVKNEEGTARSEEQPAEQGAEEQPAEELSVEEQLKAESQELKEKYLRLYSEFENYRRRTSKERLELIKTASEDVLKDLIPVVDDFERAIKAEEKETGDSKTLEGSLLIYNKLLKLLEAKGLTAMEDLIGKEFDADTQEAITQIPAPSEDMKGKVIDVVEKGYKLGDKVVRFAKVVIGS from the coding sequence ATGTTAGAGCAAGATAGTTATTCAAAAGGAGATATGAATAAGGAAAAATTAGCCGCAGAAGAGCAAGTAGACGCACAAAACCAAGAAGTGAAAAACGAAGAAGGTACTGCAAGGAGTGAAGAACAGCCTGCAGAGCAAGGTGCAGAAGAACAGCCTGCTGAAGAATTGTCAGTCGAAGAGCAACTTAAAGCGGAAAGTCAGGAATTGAAGGAAAAATATTTAAGGCTTTATTCAGAGTTTGAAAATTACAGGAGGCGGACTTCCAAGGAGCGTCTGGAATTGATCAAGACAGCTTCTGAGGATGTGTTGAAAGATTTGATCCCTGTGGTGGATGATTTTGAAAGAGCGATAAAAGCTGAGGAAAAAGAAACTGGAGATAGCAAGACGCTGGAAGGTAGTTTATTGATCTACAATAAGCTGCTGAAGCTGTTGGAGGCAAAGGGGTTGACGGCCATGGAAGATTTGATCGGTAAAGAATTTGACGCTGATACCCAAGAGGCCATTACCCAGATTCCTGCCCCCTCAGAAGATATGAAGGGTAAAGTAATAGATGTGGTGGAAAAAGGCTATAAGCTTGGTGACAAAGTAGTAAGGTTTGCCAAGGTAGTCATTGGATCTTAA